A window of Bacillus spongiae contains these coding sequences:
- a CDS encoding ABC transporter ATP-binding protein: MTTLLQMEDVSYWYRNGSQTQDILKKLTITFEKGKLYSIVGPSGSGKTTFLSLACGLDVPKEGSVLYEGSNIADIGLTKFRNRYVSIVFQAYNLLPYMTAIQNILTAMEITGSDVKNKKEFALETLAKVGISAEQAHQKVLTLSGGQQQRVSIARALCCQSDLIVADEPTGSVDAQTASDIIKIFQELAHKENKCIILVTHDSSIAAISDCTLRLSKGKLHVEEKSSERIY, translated from the coding sequence ATGACTACATTACTTCAAATGGAAGATGTAAGCTATTGGTATCGGAACGGGAGTCAAACGCAAGATATATTGAAAAAGCTCACTATTACTTTTGAAAAAGGAAAGCTATATAGTATTGTTGGTCCTTCAGGATCAGGTAAAACAACGTTTTTATCACTAGCATGTGGATTGGATGTTCCAAAGGAAGGCAGTGTCTTATATGAAGGAAGTAACATTGCTGACATCGGCTTAACGAAGTTTCGAAATAGATATGTGTCGATTGTCTTTCAAGCTTATAATCTACTACCTTATATGACGGCGATACAAAATATTTTAACGGCAATGGAAATTACCGGATCAGACGTGAAAAACAAAAAAGAATTTGCTCTTGAAACGCTAGCAAAAGTAGGGATTTCAGCTGAACAGGCACACCAGAAAGTATTGACTTTAAGTGGCGGTCAGCAACAACGTGTATCAATAGCACGCGCTCTATGTTGTCAATCAGACTTAATCGTTGCCGATGAACCAACCGGAAGTGTGGATGCGCAAACGGCCTCTGACATTATTAAAATCTTTCAAGAGCTTGCTCATAAAGAGAATAAATGTATTATTCTTGTTACGCATGACTCATCTATTGCAGCGATTTCAGATTGTACATTACGTCTTTCTAAAGGAAAGTTACATGTAGAAGAAAAAAGTAGCGAAAGGATATATTAG
- a CDS encoding ABC transporter permease — translation MNFMKRALLSVKARKGKSLLQIFIFSVICVFVLSGLAIQSAATKSAELARQSLGGDVTLEFDMQKAMEEQRNEGGERVRIEREPIAVDEADELTAYSEIKGYNYFSTSVGLAGDFVPYEEDPSSEEEESTETGQGQGFQMRGGMMGDVTLQGVLYSDSLDEFTESTSTLVEGEHITDSEENQNIVLIEESLAYENDLAVGDSIEVQGINEEEETSVTLEIVGIYETTETTDDMGMSIAALDPANRLIVPFTAVNTLKGEDFAGTIDSAVYYVDDPKNIDPFIEQVEANSSIDFDVFNLNANDQLYQQMIGPITSVASFSENVVYLVTIAGAVILGLIVMISIRDRKFEMGVLLALGEKKGKLIGQFIVEILIIAMFALGISAVTGDLVANKMGEQLLTQQIESEDTTNEPASFAGMGRRGAQMMAQPEVDPLDELMIQITLSDFGLLAGIGILIAIISTLLPALTVLRLQPKTILTKQD, via the coding sequence ATGAATTTTATGAAGCGAGCATTGTTAAGTGTAAAAGCTCGAAAGGGAAAAAGTTTACTACAGATATTTATTTTTTCAGTGATTTGTGTCTTTGTTTTATCAGGACTAGCCATTCAATCTGCTGCGACGAAATCTGCTGAATTGGCAAGGCAAAGTCTAGGAGGAGATGTAACACTTGAGTTTGATATGCAAAAAGCAATGGAGGAGCAAAGAAATGAGGGTGGTGAACGAGTACGAATTGAACGAGAGCCTATAGCTGTAGATGAAGCGGATGAATTGACCGCTTATTCAGAAATAAAAGGCTACAACTATTTCTCCACTTCAGTTGGACTAGCTGGTGATTTTGTTCCGTACGAGGAGGACCCTAGCTCGGAAGAGGAAGAATCTACAGAAACGGGACAGGGACAAGGGTTTCAAATGAGAGGTGGAATGATGGGTGATGTTACGCTTCAAGGGGTCTTATATTCTGACTCATTGGATGAATTTACAGAGTCTACGTCCACGTTAGTAGAAGGGGAGCATATTACGGATAGTGAAGAAAATCAAAATATCGTTTTGATTGAAGAATCACTAGCCTATGAAAATGATTTGGCAGTAGGAGATTCTATTGAAGTACAAGGAATAAATGAAGAAGAAGAAACGAGTGTAACGCTCGAAATCGTTGGCATTTATGAAACGACAGAAACGACAGATGATATGGGTATGTCCATCGCAGCTCTCGATCCTGCAAATAGATTAATCGTGCCATTTACAGCTGTCAATACACTAAAGGGTGAGGACTTTGCAGGTACGATTGATAGTGCTGTCTATTATGTTGATGATCCAAAAAATATTGATCCATTTATCGAGCAAGTCGAAGCGAACAGTAGCATTGACTTTGATGTTTTCAACCTAAATGCGAATGATCAACTGTACCAACAAATGATTGGACCGATTACTAGTGTTGCATCGTTCTCTGAAAATGTCGTGTATTTAGTGACAATTGCTGGCGCAGTAATATTAGGACTCATCGTGATGATCTCGATTCGAGATCGTAAGTTTGAAATGGGTGTATTGCTAGCGCTTGGTGAGAAAAAAGGAAAATTAATCGGACAGTTTATCGTTGAAATTCTCATCATTGCCATGTTTGCTTTAGGAATATCTGCTGTCACAGGAGACCTCGTCGCAAATAAAATGGGGGAACAGCTGTTGACGCAACAAATTGAAAGTGAGGATACGACGAATGAGCCTGCGTCCTTCGCTGGAATGGGAAGAAGGGGAGCTCAAATGATGGCTCAGCCGGAAGTGGATCCATTAGACGAATTGATGATCCAAATCACCCTTAGTGATTTTGGTCTATTAGCTGGAATTGGTATCTTAATCGCTATCATCTCGACATTGCTTCCAGCGCTTACTGTATTACGCCTACAGCCAAAAACGATATTAACGAAACAAGATTAA
- the thrB gene encoding homoserine kinase: MKQANWRITVPASTANVGPGFDSIGLALSLYLNVNVYPHSHWEVRTLSPKGSKFPNDETHYMIQVAKEIAKRFSVVLQPYFVEIDSDIPLAQGFGSSGAVVLAGIELVDVVGGLQLTLKQKHQLAAEFEGHPDNVGASLYGGLVVCCQLNEGFELVSYSDFPLHIVTVSPQFEMKTKESRAVLPKVIDFDVATKASAISNMMLAALWKRDWELFGELMSQDLFHQPYRKLLIPYFEEVENVAKQQGACGVAISGAGPTIACFVKREASDALREVLQQYFKKTTVRLLKVEEQGIQSKLINR, translated from the coding sequence ATGAAACAAGCGAATTGGCGGATTACAGTTCCCGCAAGTACGGCTAATGTAGGTCCTGGATTTGATTCCATCGGGCTTGCGTTATCTCTTTATTTAAACGTAAACGTCTACCCTCATTCTCACTGGGAAGTTCGCACGCTTTCACCAAAGGGATCGAAGTTTCCAAATGATGAGACTCATTACATGATTCAAGTCGCGAAAGAAATAGCGAAAAGATTTTCGGTCGTTTTACAACCGTATTTTGTTGAAATCGACAGTGACATTCCTCTTGCTCAAGGATTCGGTTCGAGTGGTGCAGTAGTGCTAGCTGGCATTGAGCTAGTCGATGTAGTGGGTGGATTACAGTTAACGTTAAAACAAAAGCATCAACTGGCTGCAGAATTTGAAGGTCACCCTGATAATGTTGGCGCCTCCTTGTATGGAGGACTAGTCGTATGCTGTCAGCTGAACGAAGGTTTTGAACTCGTTTCATATTCCGATTTTCCTCTTCACATTGTAACTGTGTCCCCTCAATTCGAGATGAAAACGAAGGAATCTCGTGCTGTTCTTCCGAAGGTAATCGATTTTGACGTAGCGACGAAAGCATCCGCCATTAGCAATATGATGCTAGCTGCCTTGTGGAAAAGAGATTGGGAGCTATTTGGGGAATTGATGAGTCAAGACCTTTTTCATCAACCATACCGAAAGCTGCTTATACCTTATTTCGAAGAGGTTGAAAATGTAGCAAAACAACAAGGTGCATGTGGTGTGGCTATTAGCGGAGCGGGACCTACCATTGCTTGCTTCGTGAAGAGGGAAGCAAGTGACGCGTTGCGAGAAGTGCTACAACAATATTTTAAAAAGACAACGGTCCGTCTTTTAAAGGTGGAGGAACAAGGGATACAGTCGAAATTGATAAATAGATAA
- the thrC gene encoding threonine synthase, whose product MKLWRGILQEYRSFLPITDNTPMLSLQEGNTPLIKLTRLSERLEIDLYAKLEGSNPTSSFKDRGMVVAVAKAKESGSNTVICASTGNTSASASAYAARMGMRCIVVIPAGKVAQGKLAQASMYGAEIITIHGNFDEALQLVQMFNELDSVTLVNSLNPFRLEGQKTGAYEICEQLGCAPDIVALPVGNAGNITSYWKGFCEYEKVKNTGLPKMIGFEAEGAAAIVEDRIITNPETIATAIRIGNPANWTYALEAVTASGGTIDVVSDEEILSAYRLLAGSEGIFAEPASCASLAGVLKLHAKKKLPAGKRVVLVLTGNGLKDPAVAKIAKESKRTQLPQHRQQAIDYIRGMVGE is encoded by the coding sequence ATGAAGTTATGGAGGGGAATACTCCAGGAATACCGCTCTTTTTTACCCATTACGGATAATACACCTATGCTCTCATTGCAGGAAGGAAATACACCACTAATCAAGCTTACTCGTCTTTCAGAACGATTAGAAATAGATCTTTATGCAAAATTAGAAGGGAGCAATCCTACAAGCTCATTTAAGGATAGGGGCATGGTAGTGGCTGTTGCAAAAGCAAAGGAGTCAGGTAGTAATACCGTTATTTGTGCCTCAACGGGGAATACTTCAGCGTCAGCGTCAGCTTATGCGGCAAGAATGGGTATGAGGTGTATTGTTGTGATTCCAGCAGGAAAAGTGGCGCAAGGAAAACTTGCTCAAGCATCTATGTATGGTGCAGAGATTATCACCATACATGGGAATTTTGATGAAGCACTTCAACTTGTCCAAATGTTTAATGAACTAGATTCTGTCACTCTCGTCAATTCACTTAATCCGTTTCGGCTTGAAGGACAAAAAACGGGGGCATATGAGATTTGTGAGCAGCTTGGTTGTGCACCGGATATCGTGGCTCTACCAGTCGGGAATGCGGGGAATATAACGTCCTATTGGAAGGGATTTTGTGAATATGAAAAGGTAAAAAATACGGGGTTACCGAAAATGATTGGTTTTGAAGCGGAAGGAGCTGCTGCCATCGTAGAAGACCGAATAATAACGAACCCAGAAACGATTGCAACGGCGATAAGAATTGGCAATCCTGCTAACTGGACGTATGCTCTTGAAGCCGTAACAGCATCTGGTGGTACGATAGATGTGGTGAGTGATGAAGAAATCTTGTCTGCTTATCGACTGCTTGCCGGGTCCGAAGGAATATTTGCCGAACCGGCATCTTGTGCCTCACTTGCTGGGGTTTTAAAATTACATGCAAAGAAGAAGCTTCCTGCTGGTAAAAGGGTTGTCTTAGTGTTAACAGGGAATGGATTAAAAGATCCAGCCGTTGCTAAAATAGCAAAGGAAAGTAAACGAACACAGCTACCACAACATCGTCAGCAAGCGATTGACTATATTAGAGGAATGGTAGGCGAATGA
- a CDS encoding homoserine dehydrogenase, producing the protein MLLLVKNKEDWSKVHSLSIGLLGLGTVGSGVVKVIENHQDKLIHQVGCPVKIKKVLVQDIEKEREVQVDSTMLTVDPAEVLLDPEIDIIVEVMGGVEETKKHLIQALQQKKHVVTANKDLMALYGPELLAAAANYQCDLFYEASVAGGIPILRSLVEGLASDRIAKMMGIVNGTTNFILTKMSKEGRSYDDVLTEAQRLGFAEANPAADVEGLDAARKMAILSTLGFSMEIKLDDVKVKGITEITGEDIRYGKQFGYTMKLIGYAHRDQDAVEVSVLPTLISNAHPLASVNDEYNAIYVYGEAVGETMFYGPGAGSLPTATAVVSDLVGVMKNMRLGVNGKSSVNPQYQKHLKSDDEIYSKYFIRFCIHDGVGVMTKVTSIFATYDVSLEKVLQHPLAEEKAEIILVTHRASRENFRTVMTELREVPAVVKIESVYRVEEGDTV; encoded by the coding sequence ATGCTTTTGCTTGTTAAAAACAAGGAGGATTGGTCGAAGGTGCATAGCTTATCGATTGGGCTTTTAGGGTTAGGAACGGTCGGAAGTGGGGTTGTAAAGGTCATTGAAAATCACCAAGATAAGCTGATTCATCAAGTAGGTTGTCCTGTGAAAATAAAAAAAGTACTAGTGCAGGACATCGAGAAAGAACGAGAGGTTCAAGTAGATTCCACTATGTTAACGGTGGACCCAGCAGAAGTACTACTCGATCCAGAGATTGATATTATTGTGGAAGTAATGGGAGGAGTCGAGGAGACAAAGAAGCACCTTATTCAGGCATTACAACAGAAGAAACATGTTGTTACGGCTAATAAGGACTTAATGGCGCTATATGGCCCAGAGTTGTTAGCAGCCGCGGCAAACTATCAATGTGATTTGTTTTATGAAGCAAGTGTTGCAGGCGGAATTCCTATTTTAAGGAGTTTAGTAGAGGGGCTTGCTTCTGATCGAATTGCCAAAATGATGGGTATTGTGAATGGCACAACGAATTTTATCTTAACAAAAATGTCAAAGGAAGGACGTTCCTATGATGATGTGCTAACAGAAGCTCAACGGCTTGGTTTTGCGGAAGCAAATCCAGCTGCAGACGTTGAAGGTCTTGATGCAGCGCGGAAAATGGCGATTCTGTCAACACTTGGCTTTTCAATGGAGATAAAGTTAGATGATGTGAAAGTAAAAGGGATTACAGAAATAACCGGGGAAGATATCCGCTACGGCAAACAGTTCGGGTATACGATGAAGCTAATCGGATATGCGCATAGAGATCAGGATGCGGTTGAAGTGAGTGTGCTACCAACTTTGATTTCAAACGCTCATCCATTAGCATCTGTAAATGATGAATACAATGCTATCTATGTGTACGGAGAAGCTGTTGGAGAGACGATGTTTTATGGGCCTGGTGCAGGGAGCTTACCTACAGCGACGGCAGTCGTATCTGATTTAGTTGGAGTTATGAAGAATATGCGTCTTGGTGTAAATGGGAAAAGTTCTGTAAATCCACAATATCAAAAGCATTTAAAGTCAGATGATGAAATTTATTCTAAATATTTTATCCGGTTTTGTATTCATGACGGAGTGGGCGTGATGACAAAAGTAACGTCAATTTTTGCAACATACGACGTTAGCCTAGAAAAAGTGCTTCAACATCCATTAGCGGAAGAAAAAGCCGAAATTATTTTAGTCACACATCGGGCATCACGGGAAAATTTTCGTACGGTTATGACGGAGCTTCGAGAGGTACCAGCAGTCGTGAAAATCGAAAGTGTATATCGTGTGGAAGAAGGGGATACCGTATGA
- a CDS encoding right-handed parallel beta-helix repeat-containing protein, whose protein sequence is MGVSKRNNFLLVLIVFVTLLILVTLTLIGMMIINEKTIVVPDEVENINDAVGMADPGDIILVKDKGAPYEENVTISTKAIKLIGVGKDQPTLDGANVLGDGIIIENTTGVRVNNFKIQNYAIGVRLDSSDKNIIKENIINDNSLEGIFLNSSDKNRIDGNTVNDNMRHGYISSDSNSNIIVGNYIRGNILDEGIHVIRSFRSIIKKNTVNSNGSVGIEIDSSNFNKVIRNDVNNNTVNGIFINESNFSRVNRNFVNMNTENGILLDANSKINNIFFNQAFNNGDGNVSFDILDEDDNHFKGNKCGTSDPLGLCH, encoded by the coding sequence GTGGGTGTTTCAAAACGAAACAATTTTTTGTTGGTTCTCATTGTTTTTGTCACGCTCTTAATATTAGTTACTCTCACTCTAATTGGGATGATGATTATTAACGAAAAAACGATCGTTGTACCTGATGAAGTTGAAAACATTAATGATGCAGTTGGTATGGCTGATCCTGGAGATATTATTTTGGTTAAGGACAAAGGTGCACCATATGAAGAAAACGTCACTATAAGTACAAAGGCAATTAAGCTCATTGGGGTAGGAAAGGATCAACCCACGCTTGATGGAGCAAATGTTCTAGGTGATGGGATCATAATTGAAAATACTACAGGAGTGAGGGTAAATAATTTTAAGATCCAAAATTATGCGATTGGTGTCAGATTAGACAGTTCAGATAAAAATATCATTAAAGAGAATATTATTAATGACAATAGTCTTGAAGGGATTTTTTTAAATAGCTCAGATAAAAATAGGATTGACGGAAACACTGTGAATGATAATATGCGTCATGGGTATATTTCATCAGATTCAAATAGCAACATAATTGTAGGGAATTATATCAGGGGGAATATTCTTGATGAGGGCATTCACGTTATTCGATCATTTCGTAGTATAATTAAAAAAAACACGGTTAATAGTAATGGGTCAGTAGGGATTGAAATAGATAGCTCAAATTTCAATAAGGTTATAAGAAATGACGTAAATAATAACACTGTGAATGGGATTTTCATTAATGAGTCAAATTTTAGTAGGGTCAATCGCAATTTCGTGAACATGAATACGGAAAACGGGATTTTGCTTGATGCTAATTCTAAAATTAATAACATTTTCTTTAATCAAGCATTCAATAATGGAGATGGTAATGTTTCTTTCGATATCCTAGATGAGGATGATAATCATTTTAAAGGAAATAAATGTGGTACGAGTGATCCATTGGGTCTTTGTCATTAA
- a CDS encoding MFS transporter has product MRNILTQIFDPKSDMKNLILISFGSIVSLFGSFVFSFAISLYVLTMTGSAFSFATNLLLSIIPTILLGPVAGVMTDRLNRKFILVFSDVLSGALLLVLYIISLYELHLYSIYVMTFLLNVIGTFASVSIESSKPNIVDEKNLIKINAITRMTFSLSYTLGPIIGGMAFAFVDIQTFILINAISFFIASISECFINFRFNEKNSHQKEKHHFLLELKEGFSYIFSQKKIRGIIVLSILVNFFITLSSTIPVPYIITNVLKLPSLSFGIIEAAFPLGMLIGSIFIGKFISMINVHKFLILMTMIISSLTILISGPLLFNQTYHLIFYTIFYCLLNVGFGISSSFVDIPIITMIQRMVPDQLRGRVISTGLTIVKAIVPIAMILSGSLLTILSPFWLPLIGGLTLLSISIYMYFTKEIRAISLRDATHKAETS; this is encoded by the coding sequence TTGAGGAATATACTAACTCAAATATTTGATCCAAAATCTGATATGAAAAATTTAATCTTAATTTCATTTGGAAGCATTGTGTCGTTATTTGGATCATTTGTTTTTTCATTTGCTATTAGTTTGTACGTATTGACAATGACCGGTTCGGCGTTTTCATTTGCAACAAACTTACTATTATCCATCATACCAACCATACTATTAGGACCTGTAGCTGGAGTTATGACAGATCGGTTGAACCGAAAATTCATACTAGTCTTTAGTGATGTATTAAGTGGAGCGTTGCTTCTTGTTTTATACATCATTAGTCTTTATGAACTTCATTTGTATTCGATTTATGTAATGACATTTTTATTAAATGTCATAGGCACCTTTGCTAGTGTGAGCATAGAATCATCTAAACCGAATATTGTTGATGAAAAAAATTTAATAAAGATCAATGCTATCACAAGAATGACCTTTTCACTATCATATACTTTAGGGCCAATTATAGGAGGAATGGCCTTTGCCTTTGTTGATATACAAACCTTTATTTTAATAAATGCTATCTCCTTTTTCATTGCAAGTATAAGTGAATGCTTTATCAATTTCCGATTCAATGAAAAAAATTCTCACCAGAAAGAGAAGCACCACTTTCTCCTAGAGTTGAAAGAAGGTTTTTCGTATATCTTCTCACAAAAAAAAATACGGGGCATTATCGTCCTTTCAATCCTTGTTAACTTCTTTATCACTTTATCATCAACGATTCCAGTCCCTTATATTATTACAAATGTTTTAAAGCTACCTTCATTGTCCTTCGGAATCATTGAAGCTGCATTTCCACTCGGTATGCTCATTGGATCTATTTTCATAGGGAAATTTATCTCAATGATAAATGTCCATAAGTTTTTAATCCTTATGACGATGATCATTTCTAGTTTAACAATCCTAATTAGTGGACCATTACTCTTTAATCAAACGTATCACCTTATTTTTTATACAATCTTTTATTGCTTACTAAATGTAGGCTTTGGGATTTCTTCTTCATTTGTTGATATCCCTATCATAACGATGATTCAACGAATGGTACCTGACCAGTTAAGAGGAAGAGTTATTAGTACTGGTTTAACGATTGTTAAGGCTATTGTACCGATCGCTATGATACTCTCTGGTTCATTACTTACTATCCTTTCACCTTTTTGGCTGCCTTTAATCGGTGGATTAACATTGCTAAGCATAAGTATATATATGTATTTTACTAAGGAAATCCGAGCCATATCGTTGAGAGATGCAACCCATAAAGCTGAAACGTCTTAA
- a CDS encoding kinase: MESKLIIIRGNSGSGKTTIAKKLQEQFGQGTLLVSQDAVRRDMLNVQDRKGNLSHDLIRQITEYGRDKCEFVIVEGILNKQRYGEMLQYLIEFYKGKAYTYYFDLSFEKTVERHQTRSKKKEFGEDSLRAWWNPKDYLGVDGETMLTNDMTQSDILNLILKQIEESVEETEPAVSDSEGSKESI; this comes from the coding sequence ATGGAATCTAAATTAATTATCATTCGAGGAAATTCCGGAAGCGGAAAAACAACGATAGCGAAAAAGCTTCAAGAACAATTTGGACAAGGGACTCTTTTAGTTTCTCAAGATGCTGTTCGACGTGATATGTTGAACGTTCAAGATAGAAAAGGAAATCTTTCTCACGATTTAATTCGCCAAATCACAGAGTATGGTAGAGATAAATGTGAGTTTGTGATTGTTGAAGGAATTTTAAATAAACAACGTTACGGTGAAATGCTACAATATTTAATTGAGTTTTATAAAGGAAAGGCGTATACCTACTATTTTGATCTATCCTTCGAGAAAACAGTGGAGCGTCATCAAACTCGCTCAAAGAAAAAGGAGTTTGGAGAAGATTCTTTACGAGCTTGGTGGAATCCAAAAGACTACCTTGGCGTGGATGGCGAAACGATGTTGACGAATGATATGACACAATCAGATATATTGAACCTGATTTTAAAGCAAATAGAAGAGAGTGTTGAAGAAACAGAACCAGCTGTATCAGATAGTGAAGGAAGTAAGGAGAGTATCTGA
- a CDS encoding GNAT family N-acetyltransferase, whose product MTNVKVKLKELSSENWYECCLLDVSVDQRSYIESNAISIAQSKFEPTLKPYAIYFEEKIVGFLMFNSVQEELNGNWGYWIYRIMVDKRYQGKGIGKVATKLMMLEMAKLLDADTIVVGYHPENNAAHQLYSSLGFVDYGDTLGKEKVVVKKVKNERR is encoded by the coding sequence TTGACTAATGTTAAGGTTAAATTGAAAGAATTGAGTTCAGAAAATTGGTATGAATGTTGTCTATTAGATGTATCAGTAGACCAAAGGAGTTATATTGAATCAAATGCAATTTCGATCGCTCAATCAAAATTTGAACCAACGTTAAAGCCTTATGCAATCTATTTTGAAGAAAAGATAGTTGGTTTTTTGATGTTTAATTCTGTCCAAGAAGAACTAAATGGAAATTGGGGCTATTGGATATATCGAATAATGGTTGATAAACGTTATCAAGGTAAGGGCATAGGAAAAGTAGCGACAAAGTTAATGATGTTGGAGATGGCTAAATTACTAGATGCGGATACGATTGTAGTAGGCTATCACCCAGAGAATAATGCTGCTCATCAATTGTATTCAAGCTTAGGGTTTGTTGATTATGGTGATACGCTCGGCAAAGAAAAAGTTGTGGTGAAAAAGGTTAAGAACGAGAGAAGATAA